Genomic segment of Paenibacillaceae bacterium GAS479:
TTTCGAATCCGTTATGATCCGCTCCGATTCCGATTTTCATTTTGCGTCACTCTCCTTCGCTTTCTAATCGTTTATCGTCGAACCACAATCAGTTCTTATCTTTAATTTATTTTCTTTTTCGCAAATTGTCAATTACTTTTTTTATTTTTCATTTACTTTCATTTCGTGCGTTTTTTCGTCAGTTTTATTACTTGTTTTAAAGCAGTCCGTATAGCCGCTACTCTTTGGAAACAACAACGACAACATTCCCTTTTTTCCTGCCCGACTCCACATCTGCGCCTCGCGAATTTGCTCCATGCCTGCCCTTCCACAGTCGCAAATGCGCTATTTGGAGCGAGCGCTTTGCGAGAGCTGAACGACGGGCATTTTCCAACCGCATAAAAACGATATCGTAGCGCTCCGTCCGTTCCGCAAAATCCTCTTTGGTGTAATCGATCGCGCTCACTGCGCCTAGCGACCGAACCAGTCCAGCGTTAGCCCCCGCTGAATACGGCTGTCACCTTGGCTCCATTATAGGCGTAACGAGGACGGACAACTGCATTAACACGAGGCGGCGGAATATAAAGCTTGGCTGTTATAAGTTGAGAATTCGTCATTTGAACCAACCGTTTCCTGAACTGATTCGCCGATGCTGCCAATAAGTTAAACATTAAGCCCGCCGTTCCCTTTCGAATCGCGCAAATAAACCCGCCTCCATCCGGTAAAAACCGGCGAAGGCGGGCAAAAGGAAACAAATTCCCAGCGCTGCTATTCCTCCAAAAATAAAGTCATCTTGTTTTGAATCGATTTGGCAGTATCCTCCGCGGACTGCTCTCCGTTAAAAAACGCCAGCGCCTCGTCCGTTAAGATCGCTTCAATTTTGGAGTTCACCCCTCCGTATCGTTTTAACTGAGGGAGCAAGTCCAACAACAGTTGAGCTTCCTCGGCAGTCGGTTTTTTATAACCGGTGTCTTCCTTGCCTTCTTCAAGCGCTGCCAGCCTCGCTTCCACGACCTGTTTATTCACAGGGAGGCCGGGGAGTCCGTCCGGGCCTTTCAATCCTTGCATCTCATCCGATAGCAGGAACTGCAGAAACGCCCAGGCTTCCTTTTTAACCTTCGATTTATTATTCATCGCAAGCAGCAGATCGGTATTAAAGGCACTTCCGTCTCCAGCTTCGGCAGCAGGCGGCGCCATAATTTGCGGGTTGTCCAAAATCTCATGTCCAAACGTAATCATTTCAGGAGCAGTTAATTTTAAATAAGGGTAAAAGGTCTCCTTGATTTTTCCAGATGGATATTGGCCCTTTGGATACGATTTAACCTGCTCCAGCAGTTGAATAAATTCAGAACTGTCAAAATTCGCCTTTTTCTCAGCGACATTTAAATAACGCTCAAGCTCTCCTTTGACACGGTCCAGGAAAAACAGCTCCGGACGCTCAACGGCGACAACAGGCTCACCTTTCGACTTGCCGTCCTCAATGGCGCGGTCGAACTGCTCCCATGTCCAGGACTCGGGATTCAAACCGGCATCCTTAATCCGATCCTTATTCGCAAACCATAAATCTGTCGTGACGCTCAGCGGCAAAGCATAAAGTCCATCATTGTAATTCATCGCTTTAAAAATGTTCATATAATAGCTTTCCGGTTTAAAGCCCGCGGCTTCATTCATATACTCGTTCAAATTAACGAGCAGGTTCTTATCCGCATATTTGTTATAAGCAAGAATATCAACCGCGATCAGATCGGACGCGTTGCCGTTCATCAGCTCCGCATTAACTTGAGTGGTATATTTTTCTACGGCAGCGGGTGGATATCCGTCAAAGGAAGCTCTTCCGCCTCCTTTCATATCAAGCGAAAACGACTCTTTAATTTCAATCCGGATGCCCGGATTCGCCGCTTCGAACTTCCTTTTGGCCTCGTTCAAAAAATAATTCGTTGAAACGACTGAAATCGTGATGACCGCATTGCCGTTTTCCCCGGTATTTGCAGGAGGATCCAACGCCGGATTGTGATTTATGGCCGAATTTCCAGCTGAGCTGCATGCTGACACGACGAGCAGCATAATCGACATCAAAATGAAAAGGCTGCACTTGTTCAAAACCTGTATTTTCACTGCAGTCGTCCTTTCTTTCACGATCATATTATTGGACTTCGGACAGATTGTTGAGTGAATTCGGATCAATAGAAGTGTAACCAATAAATCCGGCAAAAAAATGAGAACTTCATGGGAAACTGTGTGAGGCATACTGTGTGAGGCATACCTCTCCGGTATTAATATGGATTCTATTCTTCCAGGTAAAGCGCCACTTTATTTTGAATGGATTTAGCGGCATCCTCAGCCGATTTCTGGCCTTCAAAAAACGGTGCAGTTTCATCCTTAATAATGGTTTCGATTTTAGGATCGATAGTGCCGGAGCGTTTTAGATCCGCCAAAAGTCCTTTTGTCATCTCAACATCCTCAGGAGTCGGTTTGGGCGCGCCTTCCATTTGCTCCATCTCTTTGACTTGCCCGTCAATCGCTTTTTTGTTGACTGGCAGCCCGCCTAGCTCTCGCGACGACTGCATTTCTTCCGAAAGCAAGAATTGGAGGAACTTCCAAGCTGCCTCTTTCTTTTCGGACTTATTATTAATGGAAAGCAGAATAGTTGACTTAAAAGAATTCCCTTCGGCTGAGCCACTTTTGGGCGGGGAGAAAATTTGCGGCTGATCAAACACCATCTGTCCGAACGTAACCGAAGAAATATTCATAAAAACAGAGGGGAGGAAAGCTTCCTTACGGCTCAATTTCTCGCCGATTTTCACAGCCTTAGAGACGCCCCCTGTCATCTGGGGCTCCTGGAATATTTTCTGGTCATAGAAAGATTTGATTTGATTTAGCAGATCAATAAACGTTTTGTCATCGAAGCTTGCTTTTTTGTCGCTCAAATTAATGAATTTCTCCGCTTCGGCACTGACGCGGTCGATCAGAAGCATATCAGTAGGCATCCACTGCACTGCTGGGTCTCCACCCGCCTTCGCAAGCTCGCCCATTTTTTCCGCGAACTGCTCCCATGTCCATGCTTTTGGATCAAGATTCATCCCTTCAATCCGCTCTTTATTGCCGAACCAAAGACCGGTGGAAACGGCAGGCGTAATTGTGTACAGCTTATCCTTATATTTCAGACTGTCGAATACATTCATGTAATAATCCTCTGCGTTAAGCTTACTCATATATTGAGTTAAGTCAGTCAGCAGGCCCTTATCCGCGTATTTGCTATAGGCCAGTGTATCCACCGCGATAATATCGGAGGCGTTTCCGTTCATTAACTCCGCGTTAACGGTTGTTACATGCTTCTCAATGGTCGCAGGATCGTAGCCGCCGCGAATGGACGATCTACCCGTACCATCCTGAGGGACGGTATGTGACTCTTTAATTTGAATATCGATGTCCGGATTGGCCGCCTCAAACTTCTCTTCGGCCTGTTGCAAGAAACGGTTCGTTGAGACGACCGACATCGTAATGGCCTGTTTCCCGCCGGAGCCGGAACCAGACATGTTTTTTTGCTCAATATTGGCAGCCGTGTTCCCTCCGTTCGCTCCTCCGCCGGATGAACATGCCGAAAGCGCAAGTAACGCCGCGCTTGAACATACGAATATACCTCTTTTGCTCCAGGATTTTGCGTTCATACATACCCCATCCTTTCATTATCTAACTATATAGTTCAATTGAGTTCCTGGAGATATTCTAGCGAATGATTGCGGTACAAAAATGAAAGCATTGTGGGAAATTGTGGCGCGAACTAGACGATAAAAAGCCGATCCGTGAATGGATCTCACGAATCGGCCCTTTTCAAACATCTATTCTTCCATATACAGCGTAACTTTGTTTTGCAGCGATTTGGCAACTTCCTCGGCTGACTTTTCGCCTTTAAAGAACAGTGCCGTTTCTTCTCTCACAATATCGTTGATTTTAGGCTCGATGCCGCCAAAACGTTGCAGCTTCGACAAAATTCCCTTCGCTTTTTCAGCTAGCTCCGGTGTTAACGCATTCTCCTTCGCCTTTGTCGAAGCATCGATTTGGGACTCCGCCGCTTTTTTATTGACCGGCAGCCCTCCAAGATCCGGTGCGGTCTGCATTTCCTCCGACAGAAGGAATTGCAGGAAATCCCAGGCTCCATCTTTATTTTTCGACTTTTCGTTCATCGCAAGCAACATGCCGGCTGTAAACGAGCCGCCCTTGCTGCCGTCCTCGCTAGGCGGAGCAAAAAGTTCCGGCTTTTCAAACACCATCTGTCCAAAGTTAAGCGAATCAAACCTCTGAAGCTTCAAATTAATAAAGGCTTCTTTCATCTTCATGCTTTCGCCCATTTTGATAGCTCTGCCCACGCCTGATTTGTTTTGCTCGGGCTCTTGAATAATTTTGTCGTCATAATAAGCCTTGATTTCATTCAGCAAAGCGATGAATTCAGGACTGTCGAAGCCGGCTTTCTTTTCGTCCCAATTAATATACTGCTCCAGGTTTTCCCCGATTCGATCGCCCAGCAGCATCTCCGGCGGAGTGTACCCCACGATAGGATCACCGCCTTGTTTGGCAAGCTCGCCCAGCTTTTCGGAAAATTGCGCCCAGGTCCATGAATTCGGATCAAGCTTTAAATCCTTAATGCGATCCGTATTGCCAAACCATTGGTTCGTCACTACGTTTGGAGCAATGGCATAAAGGCCGTCCTTGTATTTGAGCGCATCAAAAATATTCATGTAATAGTCTTCTTCATTAAAACCTTTTTCTTTATTCATGTAAGCCTGCAAATTGGCGAGCAGCTTTTTATCCGCATACTTGGCATATGCGAGCGTGTCCACCATGATGAGGTCGGAGGCGTTCCCGTTCATCAGCTCCGCATTGACCGTCGCCACATGCTTCTCAACCGCTGCCGGATCATAGCCGAATGCGTACATCGTCATCGTACCCTCTTGTTGCGGGGGAACGTAGGATTGTTTCAGCTCGATTTTAACGCCTGGATTGGCTGCCTCATACTTCTCTTTCGCTAGCTCCAAAAAACGGTTGGAAGTGACGACCGATACGGTAATGACTTTTGAACCCGATTCATTTCCGCCAGAGTTCTGCTCTCCGCTTGTTCCATTGTTCGAGGAGCCGGAAGCCGGGGTGTTTGCCCCAGAGCTGCAAGCCGACAAAGCAATCGCACTCGCCATAAAACAGAGGGCCAATCCTTTTTTTCTATTCGCTTTAATGTTCAAAATAATCATCCTTTCGAGTTGGTTGTTGATAAGCCACTACGAACAAACAAAATCCGAATATCGCGATCCACAAGCCTGGAGAAATAAACTGCGGCAGACCAAAAAGCAGCAGCGCCAAACCAAGCGCCAAATAACAAACGGTGATACAGAAGAACAAACGGATAAAGCGGTCCTTCAGCGGGAGTGCAGTGATGCGCCATTCGCGAATTCCGAGCAAGAATAAGGGCAGACCGAGCAGCAGGCCAGACGCAGTAACGATTGGAATATATGAATTAAGCCTGTTCTCCATTAATTGATAAGGAAGAATTTGCGAGAAGAAAGGCGGCTGCTCCTGCCAATGCTGGAACAACTTCTTTCTAAAAAAGCTTAAATCAATCCACCGGTCAGGAATAAATTCAGCCGGGATGAAAGGTGAGAACCGGGCGAGCAGAACCAGACCGCCCGCGCTGACGCCAATCGCAATTAATACCAACACTTGCTTCAGCATATAAAGCCTTTCTCGTTTCATGACCTCTTCGGAATCCCCGACCTGCAGCGCCGACTTCATCCGACCGTAAGTGCTGCCGGCTACCCTGCGCATCCAGATCAAGCCCAGCACAAGAACGATTAACCCCATGAGTGCCGGAAGCAAGCGCGGGAGTTGTTGGATCAGCCGGAAGCTTTTCTCGCCTATGCCGACTTTATATACTTGTAGAGGCAGTTTAAGATCCATCAGCGTTTTATTCACTTCCAGCTCACCGTTTAACAGCGCATCGCTGGACGCCTCGAGCAAAATCGTCCCTACCCGCGACTCCGGATTTAAATCGGCAAACATGCTAGAGGGTAGGAGAACCTCCGGTTTGGCGCCATTGGTCATCCATTCCATCAGGTTATTCTCGGAACGATAAATGCCGATGATTCGAAGCTTCTTGTTCAGAATGGATATTTCTTTGCCTAATACATCCGTCGAACCGAACAGGTAGTCGGCCAGCCTGTCGCTTATGACAACGACCTGATCTCTTCTTTCCATCGAACCTTGCGAAATCATGTTGCCTTTTTCCAGCAAAATGGACGTGAAATCGGTATACTCACCCCCGATTCCGGCAGCCTCGACCTCCCTTTGGCGATTGCCCGCCTTTAAGGAAAGTCTACCTTTCATGGAATAAGCCGCGCTTCCTTTCCAGGCCTCAATCAGCTTGTTCGCTTCTTGGTCGGTAAAACCGGCAGTCCCGCTTGGGCTAGGAACAGAGTCCGCCTTAAGAGTAAATCGTTCGGAGCCGACCGTTCCGCCCGACTGCTGCCATGCCATGACGGCGGCTTCGGAAAACACGCTGCTGAAGCTCATCAGCAGCATGCCGATGGCCACCAAAAAGGTAGCTAAGCGCATTGTCCTCACTCCGATCCATTGTCCTCTTCGTTGGATACCAGTACCCTCTTGCCCTCTGCGACCGGTTTGTTGCTAGAAGTGACGACAAAGTCGGCCGGGCTGACCCCTTCTTTGACCTCCGTAAATTCAGCATCAGATTTCTCAACGGTCAGCTTTACTTTACGAATATAGTATTCCTTGCCAAGTGAGCCTTCTTTTTCGGAAACAACGTAGACAAATTTTCCGTCTTCATTGCTTTCCCGAATGGCGCTGTTTGGAACGAGGATCTTTGCTTCTTCCTCCGAACCTGCCTTTTTTGACCATTCGAAGTCCCCTGCCTCACCTCCTTGAAGCCTCTTGTCTTTAATGACTGCGCCTATCTCTTTTCCGTCGGTATTTTCCTGCTGCCCTCCGCCTGGAGAGTTCTGCCCATCCCCCTGCTTGTCAGGCTTTTTCGTATCAATGGACTTGATTTTAACCTCGATTACAGCATCGTCCAGACTTGGAAACTTAATTTTAATGATGTCTCCGGCTTTCAAATATTTCGCTTGTTCATTGGTTACATTCGCCTTGTATTCCAAGCTTGTCGCCGCTTTTTTGAGACTGGCAACGGCAGTGCCGGGGGCGACAGTCGCGCCTACTGCAGCGAGAACTTCCGTAACAACGCCTTCCTCTGTAGAGGTCAGCACCGAATACTTGCTGATTTCTTCGCGGAGCCGGTCGATTTTGCGTTTTTGAGCGTCGAGATCAAGCTGAGCGCTCTCCATATCGCGCCGAAATCCGGCTGCCAGCTTGTCATCATAAATCAGTTTTGCTTCCTTGTAGCTCGTTTGCAGCTTTTCCAGAGCAATCTGCTGCTTCTCGTAGTTCAACTCCTCCGCCTCAATCTGCTCTTCCGTATCCGATGTATCGAAGCGGACGAGCACCTGGCCCTTTTTGACTTTGTCGCCGACTTTCACTTCCACTTCTTCCACTGGCCATGAGCCATGCTCCGACATCACTTTGACCTCTTCCGCCGTTTCCACCGTGCCGGAACCGTTAACTTTAAAGG
This window contains:
- a CDS encoding carbohydrate ABC transporter substrate-binding protein, CUT1 family; this encodes MNAKSWSKRGIFVCSSAALLALSACSSGGGANGGNTAANIEQKNMSGSGSGGKQAITMSVVSTNRFLQQAEEKFEAANPDIDIQIKESHTVPQDGTGRSSIRGGYDPATIEKHVTTVNAELMNGNASDIIAVDTLAYSKYADKGLLTDLTQYMSKLNAEDYYMNVFDSLKYKDKLYTITPAVSTGLWFGNKERIEGMNLDPKAWTWEQFAEKMGELAKAGGDPAVQWMPTDMLLIDRVSAEAEKFINLSDKKASFDDKTFIDLLNQIKSFYDQKIFQEPQMTGGVSKAVKIGEKLSRKEAFLPSVFMNISSVTFGQMVFDQPQIFSPPKSGSAEGNSFKSTILLSINNKSEKKEAAWKFLQFLLSEEMQSSRELGGLPVNKKAIDGQVKEMEQMEGAPKPTPEDVEMTKGLLADLKRSGTIDPKIETIIKDETAPFFEGQKSAEDAAKSIQNKVALYLEE
- a CDS encoding carbohydrate ABC transporter substrate-binding protein, CUT1 family; translated protein: MASAIALSACSSGANTPASGSSNNGTSGEQNSGGNESGSKVITVSVVTSNRFLELAKEKYEAANPGVKIELKQSYVPPQQEGTMTMYAFGYDPAAVEKHVATVNAELMNGNASDLIMVDTLAYAKYADKKLLANLQAYMNKEKGFNEEDYYMNIFDALKYKDGLYAIAPNVVTNQWFGNTDRIKDLKLDPNSWTWAQFSEKLGELAKQGGDPIVGYTPPEMLLGDRIGENLEQYINWDEKKAGFDSPEFIALLNEIKAYYDDKIIQEPEQNKSGVGRAIKMGESMKMKEAFINLKLQRFDSLNFGQMVFEKPELFAPPSEDGSKGGSFTAGMLLAMNEKSKNKDGAWDFLQFLLSEEMQTAPDLGGLPVNKKAAESQIDASTKAKENALTPELAEKAKGILSKLQRFGGIEPKINDIVREETALFFKGEKSAEEVAKSLQNKVTLYMEE
- a CDS encoding multiple sugar transport system substrate-binding protein; protein product: MPHTVSHEVLIFLPDLLVTLLLIRIHSTICPKSNNMIVKERTTAVKIQVLNKCSLFILMSIMLLVVSACSSAGNSAINHNPALDPPANTGENGNAVITISVVSTNYFLNEAKRKFEAANPGIRIEIKESFSLDMKGGGRASFDGYPPAAVEKYTTQVNAELMNGNASDLIAVDILAYNKYADKNLLVNLNEYMNEAAGFKPESYYMNIFKAMNYNDGLYALPLSVTTDLWFANKDRIKDAGLNPESWTWEQFDRAIEDGKSKGEPVVAVERPELFFLDRVKGELERYLNVAEKKANFDSSEFIQLLEQVKSYPKGQYPSGKIKETFYPYLKLTAPEMITFGHEILDNPQIMAPPAAEAGDGSAFNTDLLLAMNNKSKVKKEAWAFLQFLLSDEMQGLKGPDGLPGLPVNKQVVEARLAALEEGKEDTGYKKPTAEEAQLLLDLLPQLKRYGGVNSKIEAILTDEALAFFNGEQSAEDTAKSIQNKMTLFLEE
- a CDS encoding Multidrug efflux pump subunit AcrA (membrane-fusion protein), producing the protein MEAAVPTEERSSGKSKKRKTGGMIIAFILMMIVLTLFSNTILEYSLPRVSAERPSFGGLTFKVNGSGTVETAEEVKVMSEHGSWPVEEVEVKVGDKVKKGQVLVRFDTSDTEEQIEAEELNYEKQQIALEKLQTSYKEAKLIYDDKLAAGFRRDMESAQLDLDAQKRKIDRLREEISKYSVLTSTEEGVVTEVLAAVGATVAPGTAVASLKKAATSLEYKANVTNEQAKYLKAGDIIKIKFPSLDDAVIEVKIKSIDTKKPDKQGDGQNSPGGGQQENTDGKEIGAVIKDKRLQGGEAGDFEWSKKAGSEEEAKILVPNSAIRESNEDGKFVYVVSEKEGSLGKEYYIRKVKLTVEKSDAEFTEVKEGVSPADFVVTSSNKPVAEGKRVLVSNEEDNGSE
- a CDS encoding MacB-like core domain-containing protein, producing the protein MRLATFLVAIGMLLMSFSSVFSEAAVMAWQQSGGTVGSERFTLKADSVPSPSGTAGFTDQEANKLIEAWKGSAAYSMKGRLSLKAGNRQREVEAAGIGGEYTDFTSILLEKGNMISQGSMERRDQVVVISDRLADYLFGSTDVLGKEISILNKKLRIIGIYRSENNLMEWMTNGAKPEVLLPSSMFADLNPESRVGTILLEASSDALLNGELEVNKTLMDLKLPLQVYKVGIGEKSFRLIQQLPRLLPALMGLIVLVLGLIWMRRVAGSTYGRMKSALQVGDSEEVMKRERLYMLKQVLVLIAIGVSAGGLVLLARFSPFIPAEFIPDRWIDLSFFRKKLFQHWQEQPPFFSQILPYQLMENRLNSYIPIVTASGLLLGLPLFLLGIREWRITALPLKDRFIRLFFCITVCYLALGLALLLFGLPQFISPGLWIAIFGFCLFVVAYQQPTRKDDYFEH